A region of Candidatus Liberibacter africanus PTSAPSY DNA encodes the following proteins:
- a CDS encoding ribosomal protein bL36: protein MKIRSSLRVLKLRHRANKVVRRKNKIYIINKLNPRFKVRQG, encoded by the coding sequence GTGAAGATCAGAAGTTCCCTTCGAGTGCTTAAATTGCGTCATCGTGCAAATAAAGTTGTACGTCGTAAAAATAAGATTTACATCATAAACAAGCTTAATCCTCGTTTTAAAGTTAGACAGGGATGA
- the purE gene encoding 5-(carboxyamino)imidazole ribonucleotide mutase: MNIIAPPIAIIMGSQSDWKIMKYAADMLDTLGIDYESRIISAHRTPDRLVEFAKNAHFEGFKLVIAGAGGAAHLPGMIASMTSLPVLGVPIISQALGGIDSLLSIVQMPAGVPVGTMAIGHPGAINAALLAIAILALNDEELTERLNDWRAQQTKSVSEYPKDISA; the protein is encoded by the coding sequence ATGAATATAATAGCCCCACCTATTGCCATTATCATGGGAAGTCAATCTGATTGGAAAATCATGAAATATGCAGCCGACATGTTAGACACGTTAGGCATTGATTATGAATCACGCATTATTTCTGCACACCGCACTCCCGATCGATTGGTAGAATTTGCTAAAAACGCCCATTTCGAAGGATTTAAATTAGTGATTGCCGGAGCTGGTGGAGCGGCACATCTACCTGGAATGATTGCATCTATGACATCTCTTCCAGTTTTAGGAGTTCCAATCATATCACAAGCACTTGGCGGAATAGACAGTCTTCTATCAATTGTTCAAATGCCTGCAGGAGTGCCTGTCGGCACCATGGCTATTGGGCATCCTGGGGCAATCAATGCAGCTTTACTGGCAATAGCAATTCTTGCACTTAATGATGAAGAGCTGACTGAACGTTTAAATGATTGGCGTGCTCAACAAACGAAATCAGTTTCTGAATATCCAAAGGACATTTCAGCATGA
- a CDS encoding 5-(carboxyamino)imidazole ribonucleotide synthase — protein sequence MNQRTIGIIGGGQLARMLSMAAARLGFSIVILDPNADCPANQVSTRQIVAQHDDIQALNTFANLCDYATYESENIPAKSISYLSTLLPIYPSSKAIEISQDRLYEKQFFQESGIPTVDFYEISSQESLTKTLNAFQGKGILKTRRMGYDGKGQQIYNENDSTKNLYASLGNVPLIFERFATFSCEISIIAARALNGSICFYDPIQNTHIDGILHQSRVPSPISKKTSFLAYSAMKKVLTKLNYVGILCIEFFVTEDGKVIANEMAPRVHNSGHWTEACCTTSQFEQHIRSITNLPLGNPDRHSNCVMHNLIGSDIEQYEKWLNCNSSLVHIYGKSKTLPGRKMGHVTQIYPKHTVSNFLLS from the coding sequence ATGAATCAAAGAACAATCGGCATTATTGGAGGGGGACAATTAGCGCGAATGCTCTCTATGGCTGCTGCCCGCTTAGGATTTAGCATTGTTATTTTAGATCCCAATGCTGACTGTCCTGCAAATCAAGTTTCCACTCGGCAAATCGTCGCACAACATGACGACATCCAAGCCTTGAATACATTTGCTAACCTCTGTGATTATGCAACATATGAATCTGAAAACATTCCTGCGAAATCAATCTCATATCTCTCTACACTTCTCCCAATATACCCATCTTCTAAAGCAATTGAAATTTCTCAAGATCGTTTGTATGAAAAGCAATTTTTTCAAGAATCCGGAATTCCCACAGTAGATTTTTACGAAATTAGTTCACAGGAATCTCTCACAAAGACTCTTAATGCATTTCAAGGAAAAGGCATATTGAAAACGCGCCGCATGGGATATGACGGCAAAGGGCAACAAATCTACAATGAAAACGATTCTACAAAAAACCTATACGCTTCTCTTGGTAATGTACCTTTAATATTTGAAAGATTTGCAACATTTAGTTGTGAAATATCAATTATTGCAGCCCGCGCATTAAATGGATCTATATGCTTCTACGACCCTATACAAAATACACATATTGATGGCATACTACACCAATCCAGAGTACCCTCTCCCATTAGCAAAAAAACATCTTTCTTAGCATACAGCGCAATGAAAAAAGTTTTAACAAAGCTAAATTATGTTGGCATCCTTTGTATAGAATTCTTTGTCACAGAAGATGGCAAAGTTATTGCTAATGAAATGGCTCCTCGCGTCCATAATTCGGGACATTGGACAGAAGCATGTTGCACTACTTCACAATTTGAACAGCATATTCGCAGCATTACCAATCTTCCTCTCGGCAATCCGGATAGACATTCAAATTGCGTGATGCATAACCTTATCGGATCTGATATTGAGCAATATGAAAAATGGCTTAACTGCAATTCTAGTCTTGTACATATTTATGGAAAATCAAAAACTCTTCCCGGAAGAAAAATGGGACATGTAACACAAATATATCCAAAACATACGGTCTCAAACTTTCTATTATCATAA
- a CDS encoding inositol monophosphatase family protein, giving the protein MSYSALLNVMVSAVLKAGKLLSRDFGEVQNLQASLKGPHDFVTRSRLKCQEIIYQELLCARPKYGFYSGGKVCDGEDNTARWIVDPLNGFTNFLYAIPHFCVSIALERNQEIVASVVFNPITDELFTAERGAGSFLNDRRIRVSSRKNLPQSIVCYSSLRVDEKQTSDYFTQLYRIMNYVVGTRSFGSEALDLSYIAAGRFDGFWGYGLPIWCISAGLLIVRESGGFSTGLLGENVVAKTKGVVSGNMHVHKKLLDILKS; this is encoded by the coding sequence ATGTCGTATTCCGCCCTTCTTAATGTTATGGTAAGCGCCGTTTTAAAGGCTGGGAAATTACTATCACGCGATTTTGGTGAAGTTCAAAATTTGCAAGCTTCTTTAAAAGGTCCGCATGATTTTGTGACGAGATCTCGTTTAAAATGTCAAGAAATTATTTATCAGGAATTACTATGTGCTCGTCCTAAGTATGGTTTTTATAGTGGGGGGAAAGTATGTGATGGAGAGGATAATACTGCACGCTGGATTGTTGATCCGTTGAATGGTTTTACAAATTTTTTATATGCCATCCCACATTTCTGTGTTTCCATTGCTCTAGAGCGTAATCAAGAAATAGTCGCTAGCGTTGTTTTTAATCCCATTACAGATGAATTGTTCACAGCTGAACGTGGTGCTGGATCTTTTTTAAATGATCGTCGTATACGAGTTTCTTCTCGTAAAAACTTACCTCAGTCTATTGTTTGTTATAGCAGTTTACGTGTCGATGAAAAGCAAACAAGTGATTATTTCACACAATTATACCGTATTATGAATTATGTAGTCGGAACTCGTAGTTTTGGATCAGAAGCTCTTGACCTATCCTATATTGCTGCAGGTCGATTTGATGGTTTTTGGGGATATGGGCTTCCGATATGGTGTATTTCAGCTGGATTGCTTATTGTTCGCGAATCAGGGGGTTTTTCAACTGGTTTGTTAGGAGAAAATGTGGTCGCTAAAACCAAAGGTGTTGTTAGTGGTAATATGCATGTCCATAAAAAACTTTTGGATATCCTGAAATCCTAG